A genomic segment from Streptomyces sp. NBC_00654 encodes:
- a CDS encoding MAB_1171c family putative transporter, with the protein MLSGLIWAAAIAMTAVALWRLPALRHGDRLRRSLWFCTLAFSGTIWCRVPQVKHALDHSPVTDLSALGKYLTSMGAILAILNYITAIYARPISGVPPRHITISRRVSRVANASALGALAAMVVLFFTVVDRSRPSVDFAADHAGQWGAGLFLTIVYTYLAAAASTCCYQWSRASRRADTRSLRIGLTLMAAAMVIYTVYPALRIFTVWFPTDASSVTMRTIADSVNLVVAGLWAAGASIPSTTAVAARWTSRRALRALYPLWRDLMRAFPHLAFQPPGSAARELTRLSPPLDVRLDRWTQEIGDAVEQLRHHATEDLMPCAQAAAECLPDPEPAAEAYWIRAALHSASAGQRAALPVRGLPSKPLSDAQAEGFWLARVTRAYTAMAPEQVRQLLQEAGAPASGSPHPEGQARAA; encoded by the coding sequence GTGCTGAGCGGCCTTATCTGGGCGGCGGCCATCGCTATGACGGCAGTGGCTCTGTGGCGCCTGCCTGCCCTTCGCCACGGTGATCGTCTTCGGCGGTCTCTGTGGTTTTGCACTTTGGCGTTCAGTGGGACGATCTGGTGCCGGGTGCCGCAGGTGAAGCATGCCTTGGACCACTCCCCCGTGACGGACCTCTCCGCGCTGGGAAAGTACCTGACGTCCATGGGTGCGATCCTCGCAATCCTCAACTACATCACGGCAATCTACGCACGGCCTATCTCCGGAGTCCCGCCACGGCACATCACCATTTCGCGGCGAGTGAGCCGCGTCGCCAATGCGAGCGCCCTGGGGGCCCTGGCCGCCATGGTCGTCCTCTTCTTCACCGTGGTGGACCGCAGCCGGCCGAGCGTTGACTTCGCCGCCGATCACGCCGGGCAGTGGGGTGCGGGGCTCTTCCTGACGATCGTGTACACGTACCTCGCGGCTGCCGCGTCAACCTGCTGCTACCAGTGGAGCCGCGCGAGCCGGCGCGCGGACACCCGGTCGCTGCGCATCGGGCTGACCCTCATGGCCGCTGCCATGGTCATCTACACCGTTTACCCCGCACTGCGCATCTTCACGGTCTGGTTCCCCACGGATGCCAGCTCGGTCACGATGCGCACCATCGCCGACTCCGTCAATCTGGTGGTAGCGGGTTTGTGGGCCGCCGGCGCGAGCATCCCGTCCACGACGGCGGTCGCGGCACGCTGGACGTCCCGGCGTGCACTGCGCGCTCTTTACCCTCTGTGGCGGGATCTGATGCGTGCCTTCCCCCACCTCGCCTTCCAGCCGCCCGGGTCGGCCGCCAGGGAGTTGACTCGCCTGTCGCCCCCGCTGGACGTGCGCCTGGACCGCTGGACGCAGGAGATCGGCGACGCGGTGGAGCAGCTGCGTCATCACGCGACCGAGGACCTGATGCCCTGTGCTCAGGCTGCGGCCGAATGCCTTCCCGATCCGGAACCGGCAGCCGAGGCTTACTGGATCCGGGCCGCCCTGCACAGCGCGAGCGCGGGACAGCGAGCTGCGCTCCCGGTACGGGGCCTGCCAAGTAAGCCTTTGAGTGATGCCCAGGCGGAGGGGTTCTGGCTGGCGCGGGTCACCCGCGCCTACACCGCCATGGCGCCGGAGCAGGTGCGTCAGCTGCTACAGGAGGCAGGGGCGCCTGCGAGCGGCAGCCCACACCCGGAAGGCCAAGCGCGTGCGGCGTAA
- a CDS encoding response regulator transcription factor — translation MSSSEARTKVAVKAGDPLSLAGIHTQLRQSPEITLLHGDDEYQAEVVVVIVDAVQEDELRILRHIQRTSTARTILVTTDIDEQKLVSAAECGVAGVVRRSESTPEHLVHVIGTVAHGEGHLPADLLGRLLEEVGRLQGQVLGPRGLHFTGLAPREVDVLRLVAEGYDTADIATKLAYSERTIKSVLHSVMTRLQLRNRSHAVAFAMRQGLI, via the coding sequence ATGAGTTCCAGCGAAGCCCGGACGAAGGTCGCGGTCAAAGCCGGGGACCCGCTGTCCCTCGCGGGCATACACACCCAGCTGCGGCAGAGCCCGGAGATCACCCTGCTCCATGGCGATGACGAGTACCAAGCTGAAGTAGTGGTCGTGATCGTGGACGCCGTCCAGGAGGACGAACTACGAATCCTGCGTCACATTCAGCGCACGAGTACCGCCCGCACCATTCTGGTCACCACGGACATCGATGAGCAGAAGCTGGTGAGCGCCGCGGAGTGCGGCGTCGCCGGTGTGGTCAGGCGCTCCGAGTCGACGCCGGAGCATCTGGTGCACGTCATCGGGACGGTGGCGCACGGCGAGGGGCACCTGCCCGCCGACCTGCTCGGACGCCTCCTCGAAGAGGTCGGCAGGCTCCAGGGGCAGGTGCTGGGTCCGCGCGGTCTCCACTTCACCGGACTGGCGCCGCGTGAAGTGGATGTGCTGCGGCTGGTCGCCGAGGGATACGACACCGCGGACATCGCGACGAAACTGGCCTATTCCGAGCGCACGATCAAGAGCGTGCTGCATTCCGTGATGACCCGCCTCCAGCTGCGAAATCGTTCCCATGCGGTGGCGTTCGCAATGCGCCAGGGACTCATCTAG
- a CDS encoding DUF6624 domain-containing protein, which translates to MTATAPLRPDLADDLIARYEQATERWARLVRNQLDAIHIGQSRHADHANAAVLKRILADHDWPGLQLVGPDAAQAAWRIALHADHAPDFQRTAAQLLDRAVQADDAPVQQWAHLHDRALVNSGQAQEFGTQYRTGPGGLEPYPVREPALLDDRRASVGLQPAATALHALRQRLASAPGHGDTTGDIVVPARSAVPVERRLWQLKPRRHIRPVPEATPDQVSAGELRAVGQ; encoded by the coding sequence ATGACGGCCACAGCCCCTCTCCGCCCCGACCTCGCCGACGACTTGATCGCACGCTACGAGCAGGCCACCGAACGGTGGGCTCGGCTCGTCCGCAACCAGCTCGACGCCATCCACATCGGGCAGAGCCGCCACGCCGACCACGCCAACGCGGCCGTCCTGAAGCGCATCCTGGCCGACCACGACTGGCCGGGCCTCCAGCTCGTCGGCCCCGATGCCGCCCAGGCCGCATGGCGTATCGCCCTGCACGCCGACCATGCCCCGGACTTCCAACGCACCGCCGCACAACTGCTCGACCGCGCCGTCCAAGCCGATGATGCGCCCGTCCAGCAGTGGGCCCACCTCCATGACCGCGCCCTCGTCAACAGCGGGCAGGCCCAGGAGTTCGGCACGCAGTACCGCACCGGCCCCGGCGGCCTGGAACCGTACCCGGTGCGCGAGCCGGCCTTACTCGACGACCGACGAGCAAGCGTGGGCCTCCAACCCGCCGCCACCGCGCTGCACGCCCTGCGGCAACGCCTTGCCTCAGCCCCCGGCCATGGCGACACAACCGGCGACATAGTCGTCCCCGCGAGGAGTGCCGTCCCTGTGGAGCGCCGTCTCTGGCAGCTGAAGCCGCGTCGCCACATCAGACCGGTTCCGGAAGCGACACCCGATCAGGTATCTGCGGGCGAACTGCGGGCGGTGGGGCAGTGA
- a CDS encoding WhiB family transcriptional regulator, which yields MRHITTHDAPATGLRGIGDTNWHVRGACHGMDVEDAEAVFFPGPRDHEDIAEAKELCGWCPVRRDCLDFALENGLKEGIWGGLTKAERAPLHKNLHKRRDYRRVVAFFQGRDVHLTEAERQIVIDHAYVRGWRPERLSIALQISRTHARDLLRQAANKVLDRDRTYGVPKPKKKRKKIAPATVAPAPIKLGTRPAAPVASVSAPLGKAA from the coding sequence TTGCGCCACATCACCACCCACGACGCCCCGGCCACCGGCCTGCGCGGCATAGGAGACACCAACTGGCACGTCCGCGGAGCGTGCCACGGCATGGACGTCGAGGACGCCGAAGCGGTGTTCTTCCCCGGCCCCCGGGACCACGAGGACATCGCGGAGGCGAAGGAATTGTGCGGCTGGTGCCCAGTACGACGTGACTGCCTCGACTTCGCCCTGGAGAACGGCCTCAAGGAGGGCATCTGGGGCGGCCTCACCAAAGCCGAGCGTGCCCCTCTGCACAAGAACCTGCACAAGAGGCGCGATTACCGGCGCGTAGTCGCCTTCTTCCAGGGACGCGATGTGCACCTGACCGAGGCCGAGCGGCAGATCGTCATCGATCACGCCTACGTACGCGGCTGGCGGCCCGAACGGCTCTCCATCGCCCTGCAGATCAGCCGCACCCACGCCCGTGACCTGCTCCGGCAGGCGGCCAACAAGGTCCTCGACCGCGACCGCACCTACGGCGTGCCAAAGCCCAAGAAGAAGCGCAAGAAGATCGCTCCGGCCACGGTTGCGCCCGCGCCCATCAAGCTCGGCACTCGTCCTGCGGCGCCGGTGGCCTCGGTGTCCGCCCCTCTCGGAAAGGCCGCATGA
- a CDS encoding SUMF1/EgtB/PvdO family nonheme iron enzyme, with translation MSVPLDGTIESIVMRMAHLDEQCGGPAPAPVLALGIFERVGSNWLSDSLRGAMPQHNEPFRQQLGREHPLSPGNRIPSSLQGTGLSGLGLHQLLCALGDLHGHPRHLVKETNLFFAVDTVLGMLPRSPVVVLTRAPIGIASSFARGQLWDRWRYGDRYAQVAATARAPRWRTAFAPLLPHDDPDPSTALGRLITVNALLLSRALREGPPASRPCLVIPYEQHVTDRPRTETDLARFLNIEMPQPRDVPLITTGTTAASDTTFATIGRKDALVAELMPGTAELVITAVDKTLAQARRLLAPEVTEAAAQWLTRDDQYEVHEPTPRPIRRARSEPPFQRMPKPAYRPVAGIQWRNLLVTNTEMAELLTMLHAGGAANSRLGTNLLVCPMPHERGGRLHYDRADRRWRISRGYEQHPAYWVTWIGAALMAAWCGARLPTRTEALQAAKGARAHNSDYVAGDSCPVAEPGLGDREVHHLIGNVQVWCGDGPDQPESRSVQKYLFGAAWNTPGTEEAVTSVRSRYLLGSSRGVGVRLVRDAHTTDAARLGAWELAHRLNQWVAAADSSARATPGGLDRLLLSTFGS, from the coding sequence TTGAGCGTTCCGCTCGACGGAACCATCGAGAGCATCGTCATGCGCATGGCCCACTTGGACGAGCAGTGCGGGGGACCGGCCCCGGCCCCGGTGCTGGCACTGGGTATCTTCGAGCGGGTCGGCTCGAACTGGCTGTCCGACTCGCTGCGCGGGGCGATGCCGCAGCACAACGAGCCCTTCCGTCAGCAGCTCGGCCGCGAACACCCGCTATCGCCCGGCAATCGCATCCCGTCGAGCCTCCAGGGAACCGGTCTCAGCGGCTTGGGCCTGCACCAGCTGCTGTGCGCGCTCGGCGACCTGCACGGCCACCCCCGGCACCTGGTCAAAGAGACGAACCTGTTCTTCGCCGTGGACACCGTCCTGGGAATGCTGCCCCGATCACCGGTTGTCGTCCTCACCCGGGCCCCTATCGGCATCGCTTCCTCATTCGCCCGTGGGCAGCTCTGGGACCGATGGCGCTACGGCGACCGGTACGCGCAGGTCGCCGCGACGGCCCGCGCACCGCGCTGGCGCACAGCTTTCGCCCCGCTCCTTCCCCATGACGACCCCGACCCGTCCACCGCCCTGGGACGCCTGATCACCGTGAACGCCCTTCTGCTGTCCCGCGCCCTGCGCGAGGGGCCCCCTGCCTCCCGCCCCTGCCTGGTCATCCCGTATGAACAGCACGTCACCGACCGGCCCCGCACGGAGACCGACCTCGCCCGGTTCCTGAACATCGAAATGCCGCAACCCAGGGATGTGCCGCTGATCACCACCGGCACCACGGCCGCGTCGGACACAACGTTCGCCACCATCGGACGCAAGGACGCCCTGGTCGCCGAACTGATGCCCGGCACCGCAGAACTGGTCATCACCGCGGTTGACAAGACCCTCGCCCAAGCCCGTCGCCTGCTCGCCCCCGAGGTCACGGAGGCCGCCGCCCAATGGCTTACCCGCGACGACCAGTACGAGGTGCACGAACCCACGCCACGGCCCATCCGCCGGGCCCGGTCGGAACCCCCCTTTCAGAGGATGCCCAAGCCGGCGTACAGGCCGGTGGCAGGAATCCAGTGGCGCAACTTGCTGGTCACCAATACGGAAATGGCCGAGCTGCTGACCATGCTGCACGCGGGCGGTGCGGCGAACTCCCGTCTGGGCACCAACCTGCTGGTTTGCCCGATGCCCCACGAGCGTGGCGGGCGCCTCCACTACGACCGAGCCGATCGGCGGTGGCGGATCAGCCGAGGATACGAACAGCATCCCGCGTACTGGGTCACCTGGATCGGAGCAGCACTCATGGCGGCGTGGTGCGGAGCGCGCCTGCCCACCCGCACCGAAGCACTGCAGGCGGCGAAGGGAGCGCGGGCGCACAACAGCGACTACGTAGCGGGCGACAGTTGCCCCGTTGCGGAACCCGGGCTCGGCGACCGGGAGGTCCACCACCTGATCGGCAACGTGCAAGTCTGGTGCGGCGACGGTCCCGATCAGCCTGAATCACGGTCCGTGCAGAAGTACTTGTTCGGTGCCGCGTGGAACACACCGGGCACCGAGGAGGCGGTGACCTCCGTCCGCTCCCGCTATCTGCTCGGCTCCTCGCGGGGCGTGGGTGTCCGCCTGGTGCGCGACGCCCACACCACGGACGCCGCCCGGCTCGGGGCATGGGAGCTGGCACACCGGCTCAATCAGTGGGTCGCCGCCGCCGACAGCTCCGCCCGGGCCACGCCGGGCGGGCTCGACCGTCTGCTGCTCAGCACGTTCGGGTCATAG
- a CDS encoding mobilization protein, whose translation MSVAGFLAYAGLAMARNRSRTAVAIATEQDVLTELFAMRRQLGWAGSNLNQAAKILNSGGDVPRLAHVVADVHRAADAVRAAADKVANRQSDEAP comes from the coding sequence ATGAGCGTGGCGGGTTTCCTCGCCTACGCCGGGCTGGCCATGGCCCGTAACCGGTCCCGTACTGCCGTCGCCATCGCCACTGAACAAGACGTGCTCACGGAGCTCTTCGCGATGCGGAGGCAGCTCGGCTGGGCCGGCAGCAACCTCAACCAAGCAGCCAAGATCCTCAACTCCGGCGGCGACGTTCCCCGCCTGGCCCACGTGGTGGCCGATGTCCACCGGGCGGCCGACGCGGTGAGGGCGGCTGCCGACAAGGTGGCAAACCGACAGTCAGACGAGGCACCTTGA
- a CDS encoding NTP transferase domain-containing protein: MNRPPNFSVLPVVIAAGGLGTRVSAWSPYLPKELRPVCGRPGLAHIVDEAAAIGSGHAVVVHHPYYTPLTDWTRQVLAPGALARYRMLTNQLPGRPSASDLLQVDFIAQHGRYADVTSVLNGAEHLRTGDLYVIFADNVDPTHTALSALATAASPDTPAVLAAPFDATAADHHGVIVCAGREPVQRLVQLIEKPDREHALRLEAEHGTARLKLLQGRMRATPGLLRHLAATSRKTNSEPKLSLSLASYAQAHRVDVVTSTQPMTDLGS, from the coding sequence ATGAACCGGCCACCAAACTTCTCGGTACTCCCTGTGGTGATCGCCGCCGGAGGACTGGGCACACGGGTAAGTGCCTGGTCGCCGTACCTGCCCAAGGAACTGCGCCCAGTCTGTGGCCGGCCGGGGCTCGCGCACATCGTGGACGAAGCCGCCGCCATCGGCAGTGGCCATGCTGTCGTGGTCCACCACCCCTACTACACGCCCCTGACCGACTGGACCCGCCAGGTTCTCGCCCCCGGAGCGCTGGCTCGCTACCGGATGCTCACCAACCAGCTTCCGGGCCGCCCATCGGCCTCCGACCTCCTCCAGGTCGACTTCATCGCCCAGCACGGCAGGTACGCCGACGTGACGTCCGTGCTGAACGGTGCCGAACACCTGCGCACCGGGGACCTGTACGTGATCTTCGCTGACAACGTCGACCCCACGCACACAGCGCTGTCCGCTCTAGCCACGGCAGCCTCTCCTGATACACCGGCTGTGCTCGCAGCGCCCTTCGATGCGACCGCAGCGGACCACCACGGTGTGATCGTCTGCGCGGGCAGGGAGCCGGTCCAGAGGTTGGTGCAGCTGATCGAGAAACCCGACCGTGAACACGCGCTGCGACTGGAGGCGGAACACGGCACCGCCCGCCTTAAACTCCTCCAAGGGCGGATGCGGGCTACACCCGGCCTCCTGCGCCACCTAGCCGCCACCTCACGCAAGACGAACAGCGAGCCGAAGCTGTCCCTGTCGCTGGCTTCCTACGCCCAGGCCCACCGCGTCGATGTCGTCACCAGCACGCAACCCATGACAGACCTCGGCAGCTGA
- a CDS encoding helix-turn-helix transcriptional regulator: MPPRRFDGRRLREVRRAADMHQRVLAQGLGLGSHAPVATWENGRAFPPAEKLPKIAQLLGQDLDVLFPRDGDPDLVDLRCDAGYSQGAAADTAGVLSRFLLGSAERGVRRLDAGAVAMLAELYGVTSDELRAAEARSFGESVPSHRFAPGKTPTGGFEALLQAAFPGADVSDSDVASAVNAKLGSALVQPAQIAALRAGTAATDVFSGIARRIAFEGLGAVLGVSPIVFEDGASVERRVLEDIRYLAEQRDIALAARGGEGGVSPAMLSVLNELLAAENAHEQDGGSR, translated from the coding sequence GTGCCACCACGCCGCTTCGACGGCCGCCGCCTGCGGGAGGTGCGCCGCGCCGCTGACATGCATCAGCGAGTCTTGGCCCAGGGGCTGGGCCTGGGCTCGCACGCGCCCGTGGCCACGTGGGAGAACGGACGGGCGTTTCCCCCGGCGGAGAAGCTGCCCAAGATCGCACAGCTGCTCGGCCAGGACCTTGACGTCCTGTTCCCCCGGGACGGCGATCCCGACCTGGTGGACCTGCGCTGCGATGCCGGCTACTCCCAGGGCGCCGCCGCGGACACGGCGGGGGTGCTGAGCCGCTTCCTGCTGGGGAGCGCTGAGCGCGGGGTGCGTCGGCTCGACGCCGGCGCAGTGGCCATGCTGGCGGAGCTGTACGGAGTGACCAGCGACGAGCTGCGGGCTGCTGAGGCCAGATCTTTCGGTGAGTCCGTACCTTCACACCGGTTTGCTCCCGGGAAGACGCCGACCGGAGGGTTCGAAGCTCTTCTCCAGGCGGCGTTCCCCGGCGCCGACGTGTCCGACAGCGACGTTGCCTCAGCCGTCAACGCCAAGCTGGGCAGCGCCCTCGTCCAGCCTGCGCAGATCGCGGCCCTGCGCGCCGGTACGGCCGCGACCGACGTGTTCAGCGGCATCGCCCGGAGAATCGCATTCGAAGGGCTCGGCGCGGTGCTCGGCGTCTCCCCGATCGTCTTCGAGGACGGGGCCTCGGTCGAGCGGCGCGTACTGGAGGACATCCGGTACCTCGCGGAGCAACGCGACATCGCCCTCGCCGCGCGTGGCGGCGAGGGCGGGGTTTCCCCGGCGATGCTCAGCGTGCTCAATGAACTGCTGGCAGCCGAGAACGCTCACGAGCAGGACGGCGGTTCGCGGTAG
- a CDS encoding NUDIX hydrolase yields MTGIVIEDDRLLLLNQDTDGPRSWSLPGGKVEDGETLEEALVREMREETGAEIEVGRLLYLCDNINAHVVHITFEARRVGGEIGAVKEGADTRQIRGVEFVALDDVPALGFSDLFVKLCRQGFPGAGSYMGPKSAIGL; encoded by the coding sequence GTGACGGGCATCGTCATCGAGGACGACAGGCTTCTCCTGCTGAACCAGGACACCGACGGCCCCAGGAGCTGGTCCCTGCCGGGGGGCAAGGTCGAGGACGGCGAGACGCTGGAAGAGGCACTGGTCAGAGAGATGCGGGAGGAGACCGGCGCCGAGATTGAGGTGGGTCGGTTGCTGTACTTGTGCGACAACATCAATGCGCACGTCGTTCACATCACCTTCGAGGCCCGCCGCGTGGGCGGGGAGATCGGGGCGGTTAAGGAAGGCGCGGACACCCGGCAGATCCGCGGCGTCGAGTTCGTGGCGCTGGACGATGTGCCCGCTCTGGGATTCAGTGACCTGTTTGTGAAACTGTGCCGGCAGGGGTTCCCGGGCGCCGGGTCGTACATGGGGCCGAAGTCCGCTATCGGGCTATGA
- a CDS encoding glycoside hydrolase family 15 protein — MKRLPRIEQYGLIGDMQTSAHVCDDGSIDWLCLPRFDSAAVFAALLGTEQHGSWRICPTPVTEGVPGVVARRGYRGDSLVLESQWRTPTGTVRVVDFMPPRDGAPQMIRIVEGTVGEVPMISALCPRPGYGRVSPWIHGLGGRVIAEAGADALWLDSSAPQVEKDGSIVSSFTVAAGESVAFVLSWCPSHAAPPEIPDPDAALADTLGFWSDWTGQCTYEGPYREAVVRSLITLKAMTYAPSGGIVAAPTTSLPEEIGGGRNWDYRYTWLRDASATLAALLGTGYRQEAEAWRRWLLRAVAGDPENLQIMYGITGERYLPERELPWLPGYEESAPVRVGNGAADQLQLDVYGEVIETLHLAHQGGVAHCGDTAVLHRRLVEHLEECWQEPDEGIWEIRGERRHFVHSKVMAWVAVDRTIRLAEAGALDVDLFALIELREAIHHEVCVKGFDPVRNTFTQSYGSKELDASLLLIPRVGFLPADDPRVVGTVDAVRRELSTSDGLVRRYPTAGDRAGVDGLAGDEGTFLLCAFWMVDALALTGRRAEARSFFGRLLALPNDLGLLAEEYDPVAGRQLGNFPQAFSHMGLVQSALLLQQLSDTPSRDSKATTATSTRCDGSAHAADAPRADQSTTVAALTGQLGPAPTSEQFVHARRETDDRCAEALKEAGKSFADTGADQ, encoded by the coding sequence ATGAAACGCCTCCCCCGCATTGAGCAGTACGGCCTGATCGGCGACATGCAGACCAGCGCGCATGTGTGTGACGACGGCTCGATCGACTGGCTGTGCCTGCCCCGCTTCGACTCTGCGGCCGTCTTCGCCGCTCTTCTCGGCACGGAGCAGCATGGATCCTGGCGGATATGTCCTACGCCCGTCACGGAGGGCGTCCCCGGCGTGGTCGCTCGACGTGGATACCGGGGCGACTCCCTCGTCCTGGAGTCCCAATGGCGCACGCCGACCGGGACGGTTCGGGTGGTCGACTTCATGCCGCCTCGTGACGGGGCGCCACAGATGATCCGGATCGTCGAAGGGACGGTCGGCGAAGTGCCGATGATCTCTGCCCTGTGTCCTCGGCCGGGCTATGGCCGTGTCAGCCCGTGGATCCACGGGCTGGGCGGGCGCGTGATCGCCGAGGCGGGCGCGGACGCCCTGTGGCTCGACTCCTCTGCCCCGCAGGTGGAGAAGGACGGGTCGATCGTCAGCTCGTTCACGGTCGCCGCGGGCGAGAGTGTGGCGTTCGTTCTCAGCTGGTGCCCGTCCCACGCGGCACCGCCGGAGATCCCGGACCCGGACGCCGCTCTGGCGGACACCCTCGGGTTCTGGAGTGACTGGACGGGCCAGTGCACTTATGAAGGGCCGTACCGCGAGGCCGTCGTGCGTTCCCTGATCACGCTGAAGGCGATGACCTACGCCCCGAGCGGCGGGATCGTCGCGGCGCCGACCACTTCCCTGCCTGAGGAGATCGGCGGCGGCCGGAACTGGGACTACCGGTACACCTGGCTGCGCGATGCCTCCGCGACTCTGGCCGCACTGCTGGGAACCGGGTACCGGCAGGAGGCCGAGGCTTGGCGGCGGTGGCTGCTGCGGGCGGTCGCCGGTGATCCGGAGAACCTGCAGATCATGTACGGGATCACCGGGGAGCGTTATCTGCCCGAGCGGGAGCTGCCGTGGCTGCCGGGGTATGAAGAATCGGCCCCGGTGAGGGTCGGCAACGGTGCCGCGGACCAGCTGCAGCTCGACGTGTACGGCGAGGTGATCGAGACTCTCCACCTCGCGCACCAGGGCGGGGTTGCTCACTGCGGCGACACGGCGGTCCTGCACCGACGGCTCGTGGAGCACCTGGAGGAGTGCTGGCAGGAACCGGACGAGGGGATCTGGGAGATCCGGGGGGAGCGCCGGCACTTCGTGCACTCCAAGGTGATGGCGTGGGTCGCGGTCGACCGGACGATACGGCTGGCCGAAGCCGGCGCCCTCGACGTCGACCTGTTCGCCCTGATCGAGCTGCGCGAGGCAATCCACCATGAGGTCTGCGTCAAGGGCTTCGACCCGGTGCGCAACACCTTTACCCAGTCCTACGGCTCGAAGGAGCTGGACGCCTCCCTGCTACTGATTCCCCGGGTGGGTTTTCTCCCTGCCGACGACCCGCGCGTCGTCGGCACCGTGGACGCGGTCCGTCGGGAACTGTCCACGTCCGACGGACTCGTCCGCCGGTACCCCACTGCCGGGGATCGGGCCGGAGTCGACGGCCTCGCCGGTGACGAGGGCACGTTCCTGCTCTGTGCCTTCTGGATGGTCGACGCGCTCGCTCTGACCGGCCGCCGGGCCGAGGCCCGATCGTTTTTCGGCCGCCTCCTCGCCCTTCCCAACGACCTCGGTCTTCTCGCTGAGGAGTACGACCCGGTGGCTGGACGACAGCTCGGCAACTTCCCCCAGGCATTCAGCCATATGGGGCTGGTCCAGAGCGCTCTGCTCCTGCAACAGCTCTCGGACACGCCCTCCCGCGACTCAAAAGCCACAACGGCGACAAGCACCCGCTGTGACGGAAGCGCCCACGCCGCGGATGCCCCGCGCGCAGATCAGAGCACCACCGTGGCCGCGCTGACCGGGCAGTTGGGCCCGGCCCCGACCAGCGAGCAGTTTGTGCACGCGCGGCGTGAGACGGATGACCGGTGCGCCGAGGCCCTCAAGGAAGCGGGCAAGAGCTTCGCAGACACGGGTGCAGACCAGTGA
- a CDS encoding helix-turn-helix domain-containing protein, which yields MSSDAREWVWEHSASRGAARLVLLSIADRVADEQCISWASLSSLAKRTRASVSTVREAIERLLLAGELEQLDDLVGPQRSTVYRLPLAAEAVVQARQEQREEDGDPAVSDEPDAPAKLRLSALRRYGIRPREVPESAARVRKPAVPETGRSRRKPAPRRIGHRHSDVPAIGTQNRSEPDLNRRYSKSAAVLSAAEWQVDPATQAWLRQQGHIDRLGEQGLQAADAKWRAHRADFKPRPADAWAADWKSWVAREHAPGRPNLHAVPGKNGATPGGMTRAEAHTAALLAALDEPTGTEG from the coding sequence ATGAGCAGCGACGCCCGCGAGTGGGTCTGGGAGCACAGCGCCAGCCGAGGGGCCGCGCGCCTGGTCCTGCTGTCGATCGCCGACCGGGTGGCCGACGAGCAGTGCATCTCCTGGGCCTCGCTGTCCAGCCTGGCCAAGCGCACGCGCGCCTCGGTCTCCACGGTGCGCGAAGCCATCGAGCGCCTGCTCCTCGCAGGCGAGCTGGAACAGCTCGACGACCTCGTCGGCCCGCAGCGCAGCACGGTCTACCGTCTGCCCCTCGCCGCCGAGGCCGTCGTACAGGCCCGGCAAGAGCAGCGGGAGGAGGACGGCGACCCGGCGGTGTCCGACGAGCCCGACGCTCCGGCGAAGCTCCGGCTCTCGGCTCTGCGGCGGTACGGGATCCGCCCTCGTGAGGTACCGGAATCCGCCGCGAGGGTCCGGAAACCGGCAGTACCGGAAACCGGCAGATCGCGACGGAAACCGGCACCCCGGCGTATCGGCCACCGGCACAGCGATGTACCGGCCATCGGCACACAGAACCGTAGTGAACCTGATTTGAACCGGAGGTACAGCAAGAGTGCTGCCGTCCTCTCGGCTGCCGAGTGGCAGGTCGACCCGGCCACCCAAGCCTGGCTCCGCCAGCAGGGACACATCGACCGCCTCGGCGAGCAGGGCCTGCAAGCAGCCGACGCGAAGTGGCGTGCCCACCGCGCCGACTTCAAACCGAGGCCGGCGGACGCCTGGGCTGCCGACTGGAAGTCCTGGGTCGCCCGAGAGCATGCTCCTGGCCGACCGAACCTCCACGCCGTGCCCGGCAAGAACGGCGCCACGCCTGGCGGAATGACGCGGGCCGAGGCCCACACCGCCGCTCTTCTCGCCGCACTCGACGAGCCGACCGGAACGGAGGGCTGA